Proteins encoded in a region of the Streptomyces akebiae genome:
- a CDS encoding serine hydrolase domain-containing protein has protein sequence MVSRTVGTGGVAALGAVVLSLLTVPAHAAPAAGPDTTELRKTLRTALSQGAPGAFARIDDNGKVHHLAEGVADRSTKRALGTGDRIRVGSVTKTFTAVVLLQLVDEGKIKLDTSVNTYLPGLLPDKKITVRHVLSHRSGLYDYANTLFSPSVAGFEKVRNKVFTYRQLMDLSLAKPLTNKPGASYAYSNANFVVAGMLIEKITKKPVATAYQDRVIKPLKLADTFYVHPKNTIPGTHSRGYMTADSTGKKIDSTQQTTSWAQSAGGLVSGAKDLNKFMSALVQGKLTSAAGLKEMLKWTPVNSTQAYGLGLRRRDLSCGVSVYGHTGTVQGYYTWAFTSKNGKRSVTSFANTSNNSTVYATVNRTLESTFCG, from the coding sequence ATGGTTTCGAGAACGGTGGGCACGGGTGGCGTGGCGGCGCTGGGCGCGGTCGTGCTGTCGTTGCTGACGGTCCCCGCCCATGCGGCCCCGGCGGCCGGGCCCGATACGACCGAGCTGCGAAAGACGCTGCGCACGGCACTGTCGCAGGGGGCGCCGGGCGCGTTCGCGAGGATCGACGACAACGGCAAGGTGCACCACCTGGCGGAGGGCGTCGCGGACCGGTCCACCAAGCGGGCCCTCGGCACCGGCGACCGCATCCGGGTCGGCAGCGTCACCAAGACGTTCACGGCGGTGGTCCTTCTCCAACTGGTCGACGAGGGCAAGATCAAGCTCGACACCTCCGTCAACACGTACCTGCCGGGGCTGCTGCCCGACAAGAAGATCACCGTGCGCCATGTGCTCAGCCACCGCAGCGGGCTGTACGACTACGCCAACACCCTCTTCTCCCCCAGCGTGGCGGGGTTCGAGAAGGTGCGGAACAAGGTGTTCACCTACCGTCAGCTGATGGACCTGTCGCTCGCCAAGCCGCTCACCAACAAGCCGGGCGCGTCCTACGCCTACTCGAACGCCAACTTCGTGGTCGCGGGCATGCTCATCGAGAAGATCACCAAGAAGCCGGTGGCGACCGCGTACCAGGACCGCGTCATCAAGCCGCTGAAGCTGGCGGACACGTTCTACGTCCACCCGAAGAACACGATCCCCGGCACGCACTCGCGCGGTTACATGACCGCCGACTCCACCGGGAAGAAGATCGACTCGACACAGCAGACGACGTCGTGGGCGCAGAGCGCGGGCGGCCTGGTGTCGGGCGCCAAGGACCTGAACAAGTTCATGTCCGCGCTGGTGCAGGGCAAGCTCACCTCGGCGGCGGGGCTGAAGGAGATGTTGAAGTGGACCCCGGTGAACAGCACCCAGGCGTACGGGCTGGGGCTGCGCCGGCGTGACCTGTCCTGCGGGGTCTCGGTGTACGGGCACACGGGGACGGTGCAGGGCTACTACACCTGGGCGTTCACCTCGAAGAACGGCAAGCGCAGTGTGACCTCGTTCGCCAACACGTCCAACAACTCCACCGTGTACGCGACGGTGAACCGCACGCTGGAGTCCACGTTCTGCGGCTGA
- a CDS encoding carbohydrate ABC transporter permease — translation MTKRASDASDVSVSPPRRRSKYTLAPLVLISGNVVLFALFFVWPAVIGLVYSFTNYTGVGAFQFVGLDNYQKLLGDSTFYAATTRTLLYTVLFVPLNFALSLLIANVLVSKNAKGASVARIFFFIPWLLSPIIVGVLWRWLFGENFGLVNYFIEKVGGSAVPWQSNADLSLLVVVVAAAWAWTGFSMLLFIAAIKNVPTSYYEAAALDGAGPWRQFFSITLPSIAPTSFIVILLNTIHAMKEYAVFASLNNGGPGTSNNLLVQYIYQTGFKSGQIGYASAASFVLMLILMVVAIIQMMVNRRVENR, via the coding sequence ATGACAAAACGCGCCTCGGACGCTTCGGACGTGTCCGTGAGCCCGCCCAGGAGACGAAGCAAGTACACCCTCGCCCCGCTCGTCCTCATCTCGGGCAACGTCGTGCTCTTCGCGCTGTTCTTCGTCTGGCCGGCGGTGATCGGGCTCGTCTACTCCTTCACGAACTACACGGGCGTGGGGGCGTTCCAGTTCGTCGGACTGGACAACTACCAGAAGCTGCTCGGGGACTCGACCTTCTACGCCGCGACGACCCGCACGCTGCTGTACACCGTGCTCTTCGTTCCGCTGAACTTCGCGTTGTCGCTGCTCATCGCCAACGTGCTGGTGAGCAAGAACGCCAAGGGCGCGTCGGTCGCCCGCATCTTCTTCTTCATCCCGTGGCTGCTGTCGCCCATCATCGTGGGTGTCCTGTGGCGGTGGCTGTTCGGTGAGAACTTCGGACTGGTCAACTACTTCATCGAGAAGGTCGGCGGAAGCGCCGTTCCCTGGCAGTCGAACGCGGACCTGTCCCTGCTCGTGGTCGTGGTGGCGGCGGCCTGGGCCTGGACGGGCTTCTCCATGCTGCTGTTCATCGCGGCGATCAAGAACGTCCCGACGTCGTACTACGAGGCGGCCGCGCTCGACGGCGCCGGTCCGTGGCGCCAGTTCTTCAGTATCACCCTGCCGAGCATCGCCCCCACGTCCTTCATCGTCATCCTGCTCAACACGATCCACGCGATGAAGGAATACGCGGTGTTCGCCTCCCTCAACAACGGTGGACCCGGAACGTCGAACAACCTGCTGGTCCAGTACATCTACCAGACGGGGTTCAAGTCGGGCCAGATCGGCTACGCGAGCGCCGCGTCGTTCGTGCTCATGCTCATCCTGATGGTCGTCGCGATCATCCAGATGATGGTCAACCGGCGGGTGGAGAACCGATGA
- a CDS encoding CAP domain-containing protein has translation MNELVPGGNAPLPSGTLTIRVPGPFDVSALITDDSGRVRGDADFVFYNQPTAPGARLTGDTLTVDPAGLRAGATRLTLAISPADPDTPLGHLPAPTLLVTTADGRPIARFTPPRPTRESVLLLAELYRKGQGWKVRALGQGYADGLAGVARDFGVDVQEEETPARAPLQGRGAVTHAAPPRGRDKPPSAGAVRTTIPPAAVPDDFLAVVNSTRAGAGSPPVALSPRLTTAAQAHAHAMAAQGRLAAEGGDGVSVHQRVTSTGYAYLAIGEHLVSGPRTPAEFMDHCLSDRRARQTLCAPACTEAGLAHATDPRSGTVYWTALWAQPFSPAGLHRTATEVIALTNAERAGAGLPPLSPDPHLTDAAQAHSADMVARAFYSHTSPDGREPWHRAAAAGSTRRSIGENIACGQRSAAEVVRGWMNSPGHRANILKPGFTHIGIGFAGGGAAGTYWTQLFGG, from the coding sequence ATGAACGAACTGGTACCCGGGGGCAACGCCCCGCTGCCGAGCGGCACCCTGACGATCAGGGTGCCGGGCCCCTTCGACGTCTCCGCCCTCATCACCGACGACAGCGGCAGGGTCCGCGGCGACGCGGACTTCGTCTTCTACAACCAGCCGACGGCCCCGGGCGCCCGTCTGACCGGCGACACGCTGACGGTGGACCCAGCGGGCCTGCGCGCCGGCGCCACCCGTCTCACCCTTGCGATCAGCCCGGCGGACCCCGACACACCGTTGGGCCACCTGCCCGCCCCGACCCTGCTCGTCACAACGGCCGACGGCCGCCCGATCGCCCGCTTCACCCCGCCGAGGCCCACCCGCGAGTCCGTACTGCTGTTGGCGGAGCTGTACCGCAAGGGGCAGGGCTGGAAGGTGCGGGCCCTGGGACAGGGGTACGCGGACGGCTTGGCGGGGGTGGCGCGGGACTTCGGCGTGGACGTGCAGGAGGAGGAGACGCCCGCACGAGCGCCGCTTCAGGGGCGCGGAGCGGTGACACACGCCGCTCCGCCGCGCGGGCGCGACAAACCCCCGTCGGCCGGTGCCGTGCGCACCACCATCCCACCCGCCGCCGTCCCGGACGACTTCCTCGCCGTGGTCAACTCCACCAGGGCCGGCGCGGGTTCCCCTCCGGTCGCCCTGAGCCCTCGGCTCACCACCGCGGCCCAGGCCCACGCCCACGCGATGGCCGCGCAGGGACGACTCGCCGCGGAAGGCGGGGACGGCGTCTCCGTGCACCAACGCGTCACCTCCACCGGCTACGCCTACCTCGCCATCGGTGAACACCTGGTCTCCGGTCCCCGCACCCCCGCCGAGTTCATGGACCACTGCCTCTCCGACCGGCGGGCCAGGCAGACCCTCTGCGCACCCGCCTGCACCGAGGCGGGCCTCGCTCACGCCACCGACCCGCGCTCGGGAACCGTCTACTGGACGGCACTCTGGGCCCAGCCCTTCTCCCCGGCCGGCCTCCACCGGACCGCCACCGAAGTCATCGCCCTCACCAACGCCGAGCGAGCCGGGGCCGGCCTCCCGCCGCTCTCCCCCGACCCTCATCTCACCGACGCCGCCCAGGCGCACAGCGCCGACATGGTGGCCCGGGCCTTCTACTCCCACACCTCCCCCGACGGCCGCGAACCCTGGCACCGCGCGGCGGCGGCCGGTTCCACCCGCCGTTCCATCGGGGAGAACATCGCGTGCGGCCAGCGCTCCGCCGCGGAGGTGGTGCGCGGCTGGATGAACAGCCCCGGCCACCGGGCCAACATCCTCAAACCCGGCTTCACCCATATAGGTATCGGCTTCGCCGGGGGCGGCGCGGCCGGCACCTACTGGACCCAGCTCTTCGGCGGATGA
- a CDS encoding cholesterol oxidase substrate-binding domain-containing protein produces MTDSSATSRRGFLLGTAALALTPQLVRQDPAAAAAELPGFPSDVELYRSVYRNWDGEITASGLWACAPADPEQVVAVVNWARRQGWTVRARGLSHGWSPLTITPGTAADAPVLLVDTTTHLTAMTLESTDPAAVRVGSGASLEGLLTFLEGHGLGVTACPAPGDLSIGGALAVDAHGTAVPAVGETRPPGHTYGSLSNLVLSLTAVVWDADSDAYVLRTYGRDDADGAALLTHVGRALVTEVVLRVGPNASLRCLSRTDIPAGELFAAPGTGGRTFASFLDEAGRLEAIWFAFTEFPWFKVWSVEPTRPLTSRHVTSPYNYPFSDNVPTVVADLVGRMVSDGAWYLAPVLGKAQLTTASLGLTTTFSADIWGPSKNTLLYLKPTTLRVTANGYAVLTSRDQVQRVVSEFATFYRERLAAYAARGRFPVNGSVEIRVTGLDDPADVGVAGARAPLLSALRPRADRPEWDTAVWLDVLTLPGTPDAEAFFRELERFLLATYDGGHALTRVEWSKGWGYTDEAAWSDEEVLGTAVPKSFDDGAGPGWAGAREVLDRLDPHRVYGNAFLDRLFP; encoded by the coding sequence GTGACCGACTCCTCAGCAACGTCCCGCCGGGGGTTCCTCCTCGGCACCGCCGCGCTCGCCCTCACCCCGCAGCTCGTCCGCCAGGACCCGGCCGCCGCCGCGGCCGAACTGCCCGGCTTCCCCTCCGACGTCGAGCTGTACAGGTCGGTGTACCGCAACTGGGACGGGGAGATCACCGCGTCCGGCCTGTGGGCGTGCGCGCCGGCCGACCCGGAGCAGGTGGTGGCGGTCGTCAACTGGGCCCGGCGGCAGGGCTGGACGGTCCGTGCGCGCGGCCTCTCCCACGGCTGGTCGCCCCTGACGATCACCCCCGGCACCGCCGCCGACGCCCCGGTGCTGCTCGTCGACACGACCACGCACCTCACCGCCATGACGCTGGAGTCCACCGACCCGGCGGCCGTCCGGGTGGGCTCCGGCGCCTCACTGGAAGGACTGCTGACCTTCCTGGAGGGCCACGGTCTCGGAGTGACCGCCTGCCCCGCGCCCGGTGACCTCTCGATCGGCGGCGCCCTCGCCGTCGACGCGCACGGCACGGCGGTGCCCGCGGTCGGGGAGACCCGGCCGCCCGGTCACACGTACGGCTCGCTCAGCAATCTCGTCCTGTCGCTGACGGCGGTGGTGTGGGACGCCGACAGCGACGCGTACGTCCTGCGGACGTACGGGCGCGACGACGCGGACGGGGCCGCGCTGCTCACCCATGTCGGCCGGGCGCTGGTCACCGAGGTCGTGCTGCGCGTCGGGCCCAACGCCAGCCTGCGATGCCTGAGCCGGACCGACATCCCCGCCGGGGAGCTGTTCGCCGCACCCGGCACCGGCGGGCGTACCTTCGCGAGCTTCCTGGACGAGGCGGGGCGCCTGGAGGCGATCTGGTTCGCGTTCACCGAGTTCCCCTGGTTCAAGGTGTGGAGCGTCGAGCCGACCCGCCCGCTCACCTCACGGCACGTGACCTCGCCCTACAACTACCCCTTCTCGGACAACGTGCCGACCGTCGTCGCCGACCTCGTCGGGCGGATGGTGTCCGACGGCGCCTGGTATCTCGCGCCGGTGCTGGGCAAGGCCCAGCTGACCACGGCCTCGCTGGGGCTGACGACCACGTTCTCGGCGGACATCTGGGGCCCGTCCAAGAACACGCTGCTCTATCTGAAGCCGACGACACTGCGGGTCACGGCCAACGGGTACGCGGTGCTCACCTCACGGGACCAGGTGCAGCGTGTGGTCTCCGAGTTCGCGACGTTCTACCGGGAGCGGCTCGCCGCGTACGCGGCCCGGGGGCGGTTCCCCGTCAACGGGTCGGTGGAGATCCGGGTGACCGGCCTCGACGACCCGGCGGACGTCGGGGTGGCCGGGGCGCGTGCCCCCCTGCTGTCGGCACTGCGGCCCCGCGCCGACCGGCCCGAGTGGGACACCGCCGTGTGGCTGGACGTGCTGACGCTGCCGGGGACGCCGGACGCCGAGGCGTTCTTCCGGGAGCTGGAGCGTTTCCTGCTCGCCACCTACGACGGCGGCCACGCCCTCACCCGGGTCGAGTGGTCCAAGGGCTGGGGCTACACGGACGAGGCGGCCTGGAGCGACGAGGAGGTGCTCGGCACCGCCGTACCGAAGTCCTTCGACGACGGCGCGGGGCCGGGCTGGGCCGGCGCGAGAGAGGTCCTGGACCGCCTCGACCCGCACCGGGTCTACGGGAACGCCTTCCTCGATCGACTGTTCCCCTAA
- a CDS encoding nucleoside/nucleotide kinase family protein: protein MSVTFDDLLRRAAALARPDRRALLGVAGGPGAGKTTLAERLTRELNAGGEPWVAHVPMDGFHLADVELDRLGRRDRKGAPDTFDVVGYAALLERLRNDEDDVVYAPGFERTLEQPIAGAIPVPPSARLVITEGNYLLVAGEPWSRVRSRLDEVWFCDLDEAERVRRLVARHEEFGKGHDEAVAWVLRTDERNAELVAATRVRADLVVPESAMPAVEAGAWEERG, encoded by the coding sequence ATGTCTGTGACCTTCGACGACCTGTTGCGCCGCGCGGCCGCTCTGGCCCGCCCCGACCGCCGTGCCCTCCTCGGTGTCGCGGGCGGCCCCGGCGCGGGGAAGACCACCCTGGCCGAGCGGCTGACCCGGGAACTCAACGCGGGAGGCGAGCCCTGGGTCGCGCATGTCCCCATGGACGGTTTCCATCTGGCCGACGTGGAGCTCGACCGCCTGGGCCGCCGGGACCGCAAGGGCGCGCCGGACACGTTCGACGTGGTGGGCTACGCGGCTCTGTTGGAGCGGTTGCGGAACGACGAGGACGACGTCGTGTACGCGCCGGGCTTCGAGCGGACCCTGGAGCAGCCGATCGCGGGGGCGATCCCGGTCCCGCCGTCCGCGCGCCTGGTGATCACGGAGGGGAACTATCTGCTGGTGGCGGGCGAACCCTGGTCGCGTGTCCGTTCCCGTCTGGACGAGGTGTGGTTCTGCGATCTCGACGAGGCCGAGCGCGTCCGTCGTCTGGTCGCCCGCCACGAGGAGTTCGGCAAGGGGCATGACGAGGCGGTCGCCTGGGTTCTCCGCACGGACGAGCGCAACGCGGAGCTGGTGGCGGCGACCAGGGTGCGTGCGGACCTGGTGGTGCCGGAGTCGGCGATGCCCGCGGTGGAGGCCGGCGCGTGGGAGGAACGGGGGTGA
- a CDS encoding YkvA family protein, with protein MDSWTWVIVAVAVVAATLLGAAVWLLLRLVRTRRELRRAGLPTGPKWVFWGAVLYLVLPTDLVPDPVYLDDIGVLLLAIRSMRSGRQDTLAAMERQEGTGTALRG; from the coding sequence ATGGATTCCTGGACGTGGGTGATCGTCGCGGTCGCGGTGGTCGCGGCCACGCTTCTCGGAGCGGCCGTCTGGCTGCTCCTCCGGCTCGTCCGCACCCGGCGCGAGCTACGCCGGGCCGGACTGCCCACCGGCCCGAAGTGGGTCTTCTGGGGTGCCGTCCTCTATCTCGTCCTGCCGACCGACCTGGTGCCTGACCCGGTCTACCTGGACGACATCGGGGTCCTCCTGCTGGCGATCAGGTCCATGCGCTCCGGCCGCCAGGACACCTTGGCCGCCATGGAGCGGCAGGAGGGCACGGGAACCGCCCTGCGGGGATGA
- a CDS encoding carbohydrate ABC transporter permease encodes MTTTDMPRKVDAGPGRPVRKKRSSSSATGGLRRAVAPTTLLWVLAALYGVPVLWFVLSSLKPAGDLFSLPLTVFPEDPTVSGYKEAWASANFSEYFINTTIVCVIATILTVGVSCCTGYALAKYDNKWLKAFFLCILATTMLPAEVMLAPLFLVVRDLGFYNSLSGIILPALLTATGCFMFRQFFLTVPDELIEAARIDGAKELSIFLRIMVPLSRPIMLTLAILSFQWRWNDYIWPLLMLNDPEKFTVQIGIQSLVGAQNINWSVLLGGSVISMVPLIVVFLVFQKYVMNADINAGLKD; translated from the coding sequence ATGACAACCACAGACATGCCACGCAAGGTCGACGCCGGGCCCGGACGACCTGTTCGCAAGAAGCGGTCCAGCAGCTCGGCCACCGGTGGGCTTCGGCGCGCGGTGGCCCCGACGACCCTGCTGTGGGTCCTCGCGGCCCTCTACGGGGTGCCGGTGCTGTGGTTCGTCCTCAGCTCCCTCAAACCGGCGGGAGACCTGTTCTCCCTTCCGCTGACGGTGTTCCCCGAAGACCCGACCGTGTCGGGTTACAAGGAAGCCTGGGCGAGCGCCAACTTCTCCGAGTACTTCATCAACACGACCATCGTGTGTGTGATCGCGACGATCCTCACGGTGGGAGTCAGCTGCTGCACCGGGTACGCGCTGGCCAAGTACGACAACAAGTGGCTCAAGGCCTTCTTCCTCTGCATCCTGGCCACCACGATGCTGCCGGCCGAGGTCATGCTCGCCCCGCTGTTCCTGGTCGTCCGCGACCTCGGCTTCTACAACTCGCTCTCCGGCATCATCCTCCCGGCCCTGCTCACCGCGACCGGCTGCTTCATGTTCCGCCAGTTCTTCCTGACGGTCCCCGACGAACTCATCGAGGCCGCCCGCATCGACGGCGCGAAAGAGCTGTCGATCTTCCTGCGGATCATGGTGCCGCTCTCCCGGCCCATCATGCTGACGCTCGCCATCCTGTCGTTCCAGTGGCGCTGGAACGACTACATCTGGCCGCTGCTGATGCTGAACGACCCCGAGAAGTTCACGGTGCAGATCGGCATCCAGAGCCTCGTCGGCGCGCAGAACATCAACTGGTCGGTGCTGCTCGGCGGTTCGGTCATCTCCATGGTCCCGCTGATCGTCGTCTTCCTGGTGTTCCAGAAGTACGTCATGAACGCCGACATCAACGCCGGACTGAAGGACTGA
- a CDS encoding ANTAR domain-containing protein, translating into MRAGPWSEPHGDDEEVREELLRLRAEVRQLRTRTEGRLLVAQAQGMLRERYALPDAETAFALLQRASQQYNVKLRTLVEAAVTAPRPSDRGGLWFPGRARHAEPALSFTEARDRGVRRGNRSEVLAAVLSQTLAVVGTDMGNVQIADRTEGGLRIERHTGLTRDFVDFFAYVGDDGTSCAKAARDVAQVTVQDVATDAVFTEDARSAILHAGSRACHSVPLISASGLCVGMVSAHFERPLKGLTRAQLKALAVAAAETGEWLAWYDRTVVLDALEHLHALGRAHAGDSVSRR; encoded by the coding sequence ATGCGTGCAGGACCCTGGTCGGAGCCTCACGGGGACGACGAGGAGGTGCGGGAGGAACTGCTGCGGCTGCGCGCGGAGGTACGGCAGCTGCGCACCCGGACGGAGGGCCGGCTCCTGGTCGCCCAGGCCCAGGGCATGCTGCGGGAACGCTACGCCCTGCCGGACGCCGAGACCGCGTTCGCGCTGCTCCAGCGTGCTTCCCAGCAGTACAACGTCAAGCTGCGCACCCTCGTGGAGGCGGCCGTGACCGCGCCGCGTCCGAGTGACCGCGGCGGGCTCTGGTTTCCCGGCCGGGCCCGGCACGCCGAGCCGGCCCTGAGCTTCACGGAGGCACGCGACCGTGGCGTCCGACGCGGCAACCGGAGCGAGGTCCTGGCCGCCGTCCTCAGCCAGACCCTCGCCGTCGTCGGCACCGACATGGGCAACGTCCAGATCGCGGACCGCACCGAGGGCGGACTGCGCATCGAACGGCACACCGGACTCACACGCGACTTCGTCGACTTCTTCGCGTACGTCGGGGACGACGGCACCTCCTGCGCCAAGGCCGCACGGGACGTCGCCCAGGTGACCGTCCAGGACGTGGCGACGGACGCGGTGTTCACCGAGGACGCCCGCTCCGCGATTCTGCACGCGGGCAGCCGCGCCTGCCACAGCGTGCCGCTCATCAGCGCCTCCGGGCTGTGCGTGGGCATGGTCTCCGCCCATTTCGAGCGACCGCTGAAGGGGTTGACGCGTGCTCAGCTCAAGGCGCTGGCCGTCGCCGCCGCGGAGACGGGCGAGTGGCTGGCCTGGTACGACCGGACCGTCGTCCTGGATGCCCTCGAACACCTCCACGCTCTCGGCCGCGCCCACGCGGGCGACAGCGTCAGCCGACGGTGA
- a CDS encoding glycosyl hydrolase family 65 protein encodes MGMLDTCLRVETEPRHATYVLLSGDSLTIRHHGEPVTLHGDKPRRLDIRAPQPPGPAPDRPPHRRPGRHRGRPGRVSRRTWTPACGSPSRTRWSCWTCWRTRSHCACRSSR; translated from the coding sequence GTGGGGATGCTCGACACGTGTCTGCGCGTCGAGACCGAACCCCGCCACGCAACCTACGTACTGCTCTCCGGCGACTCCCTGACGATCCGCCACCACGGCGAGCCGGTCACCCTCCACGGGGACAAACCCCGGCGACTGGACATACGGGCACCGCAACCACCCGGCCCGGCGCCGGACCGGCCGCCGCACCGGCGACCGGGCCGCCACCGGGGCCGGCCGGGCCGAGTCAGCCGCAGAACGTGGACTCCAGCGTGCGGTTCACCGTCGCGTACACGGTGGAGTTGTTGGACGTGTTGGCGAACGAGGTCACACTGCGCTTGCCGTTCTTCGAGGTGA
- a CDS encoding DUF1206 domain-containing protein encodes MTTLGVGAGRAARGSVTEGAARAGLTARGVIYLLVGALALQIAFGGSSEQADRQGALEEISEKPLGSVMLWALGIGLVGMALWRLSEAVFGAAGPDGRKWTKRLASAARFVFYAFVAYSVLNFAAGGSSGGGGGGSSDEQSRDVTARALELPGGQWLVGAAGVGVIAAGGWIGVRAAMRSYHKHLRLGEMSRRTRRLVDITGVGGGVARGLLFAAVGVFAVRAAIAYEPDKAKGLDDTLRSFADTPAGPVLLACVAVGLVLFGLFSFAMARWRKV; translated from the coding sequence ATGACGACTCTGGGGGTGGGCGCCGGGCGCGCGGCACGGGGTTCGGTGACCGAGGGCGCGGCCCGCGCCGGACTGACCGCGCGGGGCGTCATCTATCTGCTGGTCGGGGCGCTGGCCCTGCAGATCGCCTTCGGCGGGAGCTCGGAGCAGGCCGACCGGCAGGGCGCCCTGGAGGAGATCTCCGAGAAGCCGCTGGGTTCCGTGATGCTGTGGGCCCTGGGCATCGGCCTGGTGGGCATGGCGCTGTGGCGGCTGTCGGAGGCCGTGTTCGGGGCGGCGGGCCCCGACGGCCGCAAGTGGACCAAGCGGCTCGCGTCCGCCGCGCGCTTCGTCTTCTACGCCTTCGTCGCCTACTCGGTGCTGAACTTCGCGGCGGGCGGGAGCAGCGGGGGAGGCGGCGGTGGTTCCAGCGACGAGCAGTCCCGGGACGTGACGGCCCGCGCGCTCGAACTCCCCGGCGGCCAGTGGCTCGTGGGCGCGGCGGGCGTCGGTGTGATCGCCGCGGGCGGATGGATCGGCGTACGGGCCGCGATGCGCTCGTACCACAAGCACCTCAGGCTCGGCGAGATGTCACGGCGGACCCGCCGCCTCGTCGACATCACCGGGGTGGGCGGCGGCGTCGCCCGGGGCCTGCTGTTCGCCGCGGTCGGTGTCTTCGCCGTCCGCGCCGCGATCGCGTACGAACCCGACAAGGCCAAGGGCCTCGACGACACCCTCCGCTCCTTCGCCGACACCCCCGCGGGCCCGGTGCTCCTGGCCTGTGTCGCGGTCGGGCTGGTGCTGTTCGGGCTGTTCTCGTTCGCCATGGCGCGCTGGCGCAAGGTGTGA
- a CDS encoding MurR/RpiR family transcriptional regulator, producing MPSPQQARAQASAITSGRTAPETEQSPTSRLRELFDGPRLSPGQRRIAQYLIEHITEAAFLSITDLAERVGVSQPSVTRFAAAVGFSGYPALRERLQAIALATLGSAPGISAADRSNELQAAVDAEIENLENLRRDFADPDQVIEIGRALSRSAPLTVLGLRISGALAEYFAYAARRIHPDVRLVTKGGTVAYDALLQSREAGGTWVLAFSMPRHAQETLTALRVAHGAGLKVALVTDLALGPLADEADAVFATGTGSRLVFDSYAAPVMMSSALLQAMTDADPERTQARLEAYEQVSEQHQFFLRD from the coding sequence GTGCCATCGCCGCAGCAGGCACGTGCGCAGGCATCAGCGATCACGTCGGGGCGGACCGCCCCGGAGACCGAGCAGTCGCCCACGTCCCGGCTCAGGGAACTGTTCGACGGCCCCCGGCTCTCCCCGGGGCAGCGGCGGATCGCCCAGTATCTGATCGAGCACATCACCGAGGCCGCGTTCCTGTCGATCACGGACCTCGCGGAACGGGTCGGCGTGAGCCAGCCCTCGGTGACCCGGTTCGCGGCGGCCGTCGGCTTCAGCGGCTACCCCGCGCTGCGGGAGCGGCTCCAGGCCATCGCGCTGGCCACCCTCGGCAGCGCCCCGGGCATCTCCGCGGCGGACCGCAGCAACGAGCTGCAGGCCGCGGTGGACGCGGAGATCGAGAACCTGGAGAACCTGCGGCGGGACTTCGCCGACCCCGACCAGGTGATCGAGATCGGACGCGCCCTGTCCCGCTCGGCCCCGCTGACCGTCCTCGGCCTCAGGATCTCCGGCGCGCTCGCCGAGTACTTCGCGTACGCCGCCCGCCGTATCCACCCCGACGTCCGGCTGGTGACGAAGGGCGGCACGGTCGCCTACGACGCGCTGCTGCAGTCCCGTGAGGCGGGCGGCACCTGGGTTCTGGCGTTCTCCATGCCCCGGCACGCGCAGGAGACCCTGACCGCGCTGCGGGTCGCCCACGGTGCCGGGCTCAAGGTGGCCCTCGTGACCGATCTGGCACTCGGGCCGCTCGCGGACGAGGCGGACGCCGTCTTCGCCACCGGCACCGGCTCACGCCTGGTCTTCGACTCCTACGCGGCGCCCGTGATGATGTCCTCCGCCCTGCTCCAGGCCATGACCGACGCCGACCCCGAGCGCACCCAGGCCCGCCTGGAGGCGTACGAGCAGGTCTCGGAGCAGCACCAGTTCTTCTTGCGGGACTGA